The proteins below come from a single Drosophila busckii strain San Diego stock center, stock number 13000-0081.31 chromosome X, ASM1175060v1, whole genome shotgun sequence genomic window:
- the LOC108605495 gene encoding probable methylmalonate-semialdehyde dehydrogenase [acylating], mitochondrial yields the protein MSLVRLIGAEARLMGKRGFASAAPTTKLFIDGKFVESKTNEWIDVHDPATNKVVTRVPKATQDEMKTALESNRKAFKSWSNQSVLSRQQIMFKLQALIKDNMGELAKNITKEQGKTLADAEGDVLRGLQVVEHCCAIPSLQMGETVANVARDMDTYSLVMPLGVTAGIAPFNFPAMIPLWMFPVAITTGNTMLLKPSERVPGATMMLMELLNEAGCPPGVVNVIHGQHDAVNFICDAPEIKAVSFVGSDTAGKYIYERAGKNGKRVQSNMGAKNHGIILSDANKENTLNQLAGAAFGAAGQRCMALSTAVFVGEAQKWIPDLVERAQKLKVNAGHVPGTDVGPVITAASRQRIHELIESGVKEGAKLILDGRKISVPGFEDGYFVGPTILSDVTPSMRCYKEEIFGPVLIILKADTLDDAISVVNSNPYGNGTAVFTTNGAAARKFVNEIDAGQVGVNVPIPVPLPMFSFTGTRGSFRGDHHFYGKQGIKFYTQTKTVTQLWRETDVTHTQAAVAMPTMK from the exons ATGTCGCTCGTGCGTTTAATTGGTGCTGAG GCACGCCTCATGGGCAAGCGTGGCTTTGCCAGCGCTGCACCCACCACCAAGCTCTTCATCGACGGCAAGTTCGTGGAGTCCAAGACCAACGAATGGATCGATGTGCATGATCCAGCCACCAACAAGGTGGTCACACGTGTGCCCAAGGCCACACAAGATGAGATGAAGACCGCACTCGAGTCCAACAGAAAGGCATTCAAGTCATGGAGCAATCAGTCTGTGCTTTCGCGCCAACAGATCATGTTCAAGCTGCAGGCACTGATCAAGGACAACATGGGCGAGCTGGCCAAGAATATCACCAAGGAGCAGGGCAAAACCCTGGCCGACGCCGAGGGTGATGTGCTGCGTGGTCTGCAGGTGGTGGAGCACTGCTGCGCCATTCCCTCCTTGCAAATGGGTGAGACCGTTGCCAATGTGGCACGTGATATGGACACCTATTCGCTGGTCATGCCGCTGGGTGTTACCGCCGGCATTGCACCATTCAACTTCCCCGCCATGATACCGTTGTGGATGTTCCCCGTGGCCATCACCACTGGCAACACCATGCTGCTGAAGCCCTCGGAGCGTGTGCCCGGCGCCACCATGATGCTCATGGAGCTGCTCAACGAGGCTGGCTGCCCACCTGGTGTGGTCAATGTCATCCACGGCCAACACGACGCTGTCAACTTCATCTGCGATGCGCCCGAAATCAAGGCCGTCTCCTTTGTGGGTTCCGATACCGCTGGCAAGTACATCTATGAGCGTGCCGGCAAGAATGGCAAGCGCGTGCAGAGCAACATGGGCGCCAAGAACCACGGCATCATCCTCAGCGACGCCAACAAGGAGAACACATTGAACCAACTGGCGGGCGCTGCCTTTGGTGCGGCTGGTCAGCGTTGCATGGCCCTGTCCACGGCTGTGTTTGTGGGCGAAGCCCAGAAATGGATTCCCGATCTGGTGGAGCGTGCACAGAAACTGAAGGTCAATGCCGGCCATGTTCCCGGCACTGATGTGGGTCCCGTTATCACTGCTGCCTCGCGCCAGCGCATTCACGAGCTCATCGAGTCTGGTGTCAAGGAGGGTGCCAAGCTCATTTTGGATGGCCGCAAGATCAGCGTGCCCGGCTTTGAGGATGGCTACTTTGTGGGCCCCACCATTTTGAGCGATGTGACACCCAGCATGCGTTGCTACAAGGAGGAAATCTTTGGCCCCGTGCTGATTATCCTGAAGGCTGATACCTTGGATGATGCCATCTCTGTCGTTAATTCCAATCCCTATGGCAATGGTACCGCTGTCTTCACCACCAATGGCGCTGCCGCCCGCAAGTTTGTGAATGAGATCGATGCTGGCCAAGTGGGTGTCAATGTGCCCATTCCTGTGCCACTGCCCATGTTCTCCTTCACCGGTACACGCGGCTCCTTCCGTGGCGATCACCACTTCTATGGCAAGCAGGGCATCAAGTTCTACACCCAGACCAAGACTGTGACACAGCTGTGGCGCGAGACCGATGTGACCCACACCCAGGCGGCTGTTGCTATGCCCACCATGAAGTAA
- the LOC108605582 gene encoding ATP-binding cassette sub-family B member 10, mitochondrial isoform X1: protein MLLNCTRLKHACTILKISQIPRPGINIINHSLRTTKLTLRQQPITKTTTSPHLLLLRRSYHQLFKVRPPATVGRSAGGERRFISLRSFLRQAENTKNALAENAQVPTKGVIKMARSNYTRLMSLMKTEKWTLLAGILCLVVSSVITMTVPWFIGKVVDTIFKKHVEQSSNMARLREYSLMLFWVFVLGGVANFARVYFFGTASLRIVKRLRSNLYRSMLMKEVGWFDTKGSGELVNRLSNDTYFVGIALSQNVSDGLRSMAMILAGAGMMLYTSVKLSLVSALVVPALAGMAIVYGRYVRRITRAELDKYAEIMKHAEERFGNVRTVKLFCREPKECEQFDSKLDEAVAIAYKETRARSIFFGLTGFSGNFIIISVLYYGGTLVLDGELTVGAMTSFMMYAGYVAVSMNTLSSFYSQLNKGVGASERIWEIFDRDPAIPLDKGLVPDSKPNGEINFQNIEFSFPSRPESKVLTNFNLTLQPNQTTAIVGRSGSGKSTTALLMMRLYDPDDGAVYLDGVDMRSLNPHWLRSNIGAVSQEPVLFSGSIRDNILYGMHPDDPVNEETLEQVVRDSNVIEFTSQLPDGLNTLVGQRGMLLSGGQKQRVAIARALIKNPTILVLDEATSALDSVSEQLVQSAIDRLIQGRTVLTIAHRLSTIQHADKIAVLDNGRIVEQGTYEELMRDPQGAFRELVSMQAFGGGI, encoded by the exons ATGTTGTTAAACTGCACACGTCTGAAACACGCGTGCACAATTTTAAAGATATCCCAAATACCTCGACCGGGCATTAACATCATAAACCATTCCTTGCGCACAACAAAACTAACGCTAAGGCAACAACCAATAACAAAAACCACGACATCGCCacatttactgctgctgcgacggTCATACCATCAGCTATTTAAAGTTAGGCCACCGGCTACAGTGGGGCGCAGTGCGGGCGGGGAGCGACGCTTTATAAGTTTAAGGAGCTTTCTTCGCCAGGCTGAGAATACCAAGAACGCCCTAGCGGAGAATGCGCAAGTGCCAACCAAAGGTGTAATCAAGATGGCTCGTTCAAATTACACGCGTTTGATGAGTCTTATGAAGACTGAAAAATGGACACTGCTAG CGGGTATTTTGTGTCTGGTGGTCAGCTCAGTCATAACCATGACCGTGCCTTGGTTTATTGGAAAAGTGGTGGACACCATTTTTAAGAAGCATGTTGAACAGTCATCTAACATGGCGCGTCTGCGTGAATATTCCTTAATGTTATTTTGGGTATTTGTGCTGGGCGGCGTTGCCAACTTTGCTCGTGTGTATTTCTTTGGAACTGCAT CATTGCGCATTGTTAAGCGTTTACGCTCAAATCTCTATCGCAGCATGTTGATGAAGGAGGTGGGCTGGTTTGACACCAAAGGCTCTGGTGAACTGGTGAATCGTCTTAGCAATGACACCTACTTTGTGGGCATTGCCCTAAGTCAAAATGTCTCTGATGGCTTGCGCTCTATGGCCATGATTCTAGCTGGTGCCGGCATGATG ctttacaCCTCTGTTAAACTCTCGCTGGTCAGCGCCTTGGTGGTGCCTGCCTTGGCGGGCATGGCCATTGTTTATGGTCGTTATGTACGTCGTATTACACGCGCTGAATTGGACAAATATGCGGAGATCATGAAGCATGCCGAGGAGCGTTTTGGCAATGTGCGCACTGTCAAATTGTTCTGTCGCGAGCCCAAGGAGTGCGAGCAGTTTGATAGCAAACTTGATGAGGCTGTGGCCATTGCCTACAAGGAGACACGTGCCAGGTCAATTTTCTTTGGTTTG actGGATTCTCTGGTAATTTTATCATCATATCTGTGCTCTACTACGGTGGCACTTTGGTTTTAGACGGTGAACTGACGGTTGGCGCCATGACCTCCTTTATGATGTACGCCGGCTACGTGGCCGTTTCTATGAACACATTGTCTTCATTTTACAGCCAACTGAACAAAGGCGTTGGCGCATCCGAACGCATTTGGGAAATATTCGATCGCGACCCAGCTATACCGTTGGACAAGGGTCTGGTGCCAGATAGCAAACCCAATGGCGAGATTAATTTCCAAAATATTGAATTCTCGTTTCCATCGCGACCCGAGTCTAAAGTTTTGACGAATTTCAATTTGACGCTGCAACCGAATCAAACTACGGCCATAGTGGGTCGTTCCGGCTCGGGTAAATCTACGACAGCGCTGCTGATGATGCGTCTCTATGATCCGGACGATGGTGCGGTGTATCTGGATGGTGTGGATATGCGCTCGTTGAATCCACACTGGCTGCGCAGCAATATAGGCGCCGTTAGCCAGGAGCCTGTGCTTTTCTCGGGCAGCATACGTGATAATATACTTTATGGCATGCATCCGGATGATCCCGTTAACGAAGAAACTCTGGAACAAGTGGTGCGTGACTCCAATGTTATTGAGTTTACCAGCCAGCTGCCGGACGGTCTGAATACATTGGTGGGTCAGCGTGGCATGCTGCTCAGTGGTGGACAGAAGCAGCGAGTGGCTATTGCCAGAGCTCTTATTAAG AATCCCACCATTTTGGTTTTGGACGAAGCTACTAGCGCTCTGGATTCCGTATCGGAGCAATTGGTGCAGAGCGCCATTGATAGACTAATACAAGGACGTACTGTGCTCACAATTGCGCATCGCTTAAGTACCATTCAACATGCGGACAAGATTGCTGTGCTTGACAATGGTCGCATTGTGGAGCAGGGCACTTATGAGGAACTAATGCGTGATCCGCAGGGTGCCTTCCGGGAGCTGGTTTCCATGCAGGCATTTGGTGGCGGAATTTAA
- the LOC108605582 gene encoding ATP-binding cassette sub-family B member 10, mitochondrial isoform X2: protein MLLNCTRLKHACTILKISQIPRPGINIINHSLRTTKLTLRQQPITKTTTSPHLLLLRRSYHQLFKVRPPATVGRSAGGERRFISLRSFLRQAENTKNALAENAQVPTKGVIKMARSNYTRLMSLMKTEKWTLLAGILCLVVSSVITMTVPWFIGKVVDTIFKKHVEQSSNMARLREYSLMLFWVFVLGGVANFARVYFFGTASLRIVKRLRSNLYRSMLMKEVGWFDTKGSGELVNRLSNDTYFVGIALSQNVSDGLRSMAMILAGAGMMLYTSVKLSLVSALVVPALAGMAIVYGRYVRRITRAELDKYAEIMKHAEERFGNVRTVKLFCREPKECEQFDSKLDEAVAIAYKETRARLDSLVILSSYLCSTTVALWF, encoded by the exons ATGTTGTTAAACTGCACACGTCTGAAACACGCGTGCACAATTTTAAAGATATCCCAAATACCTCGACCGGGCATTAACATCATAAACCATTCCTTGCGCACAACAAAACTAACGCTAAGGCAACAACCAATAACAAAAACCACGACATCGCCacatttactgctgctgcgacggTCATACCATCAGCTATTTAAAGTTAGGCCACCGGCTACAGTGGGGCGCAGTGCGGGCGGGGAGCGACGCTTTATAAGTTTAAGGAGCTTTCTTCGCCAGGCTGAGAATACCAAGAACGCCCTAGCGGAGAATGCGCAAGTGCCAACCAAAGGTGTAATCAAGATGGCTCGTTCAAATTACACGCGTTTGATGAGTCTTATGAAGACTGAAAAATGGACACTGCTAG CGGGTATTTTGTGTCTGGTGGTCAGCTCAGTCATAACCATGACCGTGCCTTGGTTTATTGGAAAAGTGGTGGACACCATTTTTAAGAAGCATGTTGAACAGTCATCTAACATGGCGCGTCTGCGTGAATATTCCTTAATGTTATTTTGGGTATTTGTGCTGGGCGGCGTTGCCAACTTTGCTCGTGTGTATTTCTTTGGAACTGCAT CATTGCGCATTGTTAAGCGTTTACGCTCAAATCTCTATCGCAGCATGTTGATGAAGGAGGTGGGCTGGTTTGACACCAAAGGCTCTGGTGAACTGGTGAATCGTCTTAGCAATGACACCTACTTTGTGGGCATTGCCCTAAGTCAAAATGTCTCTGATGGCTTGCGCTCTATGGCCATGATTCTAGCTGGTGCCGGCATGATG ctttacaCCTCTGTTAAACTCTCGCTGGTCAGCGCCTTGGTGGTGCCTGCCTTGGCGGGCATGGCCATTGTTTATGGTCGTTATGTACGTCGTATTACACGCGCTGAATTGGACAAATATGCGGAGATCATGAAGCATGCCGAGGAGCGTTTTGGCAATGTGCGCACTGTCAAATTGTTCTGTCGCGAGCCCAAGGAGTGCGAGCAGTTTGATAGCAAACTTGATGAGGCTGTGGCCATTGCCTACAAGGAGACACGTGCCAG actGGATTCTCTGGTAATTTTATCATCATATCTGTGCTCTACTACGGTGGCACTTTGGTTTTAG
- the LOC108606739 gene encoding DNA topoisomerase 1: protein MSGDVAAENTLHVQNGGSCEVQSNGVTTNGHHHHHHHHSSSSSKHKSSSKDKHRDKERSEHKSSSSSSSKEHKSSSRDKDKDRHKSSSSSSSGKDKHRDKDRDGSNSHRSSSSSSSSHRDKDGKHKSSSSSSSSGHHHHKSSSSGSSHSSSKDKERRDKDRGSSSSSSSRDKHKSSSSSSSSRHKSSSSSSSSSKSKHSSSSSRHHSSSSSSKDPSYDGVFVKPEPVTQNSTNEHADALQLQQLHLQQQMQLQQHQQHQQQLLMQAQCNGYKNGYEVDVKKEEDSFNHSQASSCDYSLSQFRADEPSFVVKHESTYNEDDSALNDDDDYDDNDNDNENENDEDDEDIPLAMRKRKQEPVDDMDMEPDDDDDIPLLARKKVKKESREKKNKKKRIKEENDDDCGKPKKKKVKKESDIKSETLSPTKRSRKDKKDEEEEVWRWWEEEKRDDGVKWSSLEHKGPVFAPPYERVPRNVRFYYDGKPLELSEVTEEAATFYAKMLNHDYCTKDVFNNNFFKDFRKSMTDKEKDIIKDFRKCNFKEMFDYFQAESEKRKAATKEEKLARKNENEALMKEYGFCMIDGHKEKIGNFRLEPPGLFRGRGEHPKMGMIKRRIAASDVSINCGKSSHVPKPPPGQTWKEVRHDSTVTWLASWIENVQGQVKYIMLNPSSKLKGEKDHIKYETARRLDKVIDKIRATYRDEWKSKEMRVRQRAVALYFIDKLALRAGNEKDEDQADTVGCCSLRVEHVSLHKELNGKENVVVFDFPGKDSIRYYNEVEVEKRVFKNLELFMENKRDGDDLFDRLNTQVLNEHLKELMDGLTAKVFRTYNASKTLQNQLDLLTDPNASVPEKLLTYNRANRAVAILCNHQRSVPKGHQKSMENLKEKIRSKRDAIDDCEAEYHDAKKAAKRGSVKEKVIADKKGKQLERLKDQLKKLELQETDRDENKTIALGTSKLNYLDPRISVAWCKKNGVPIEKIFNKTQRTKFLWAIHMADENYRF, encoded by the exons atgAGTGGGGATGTGGCTGCTGAAAAT ACATTACACGTGCAAAATGGCGGCAGCTGCGAAGTGCAATCGAATGGTGTAACTACAAATGGGCATCACCATCACCACCATCatcatagcagcagcagtagtaaaCACAAGTCCTCTAGCAAGGATAAGCACCGTGATAAGGAACGTAGTGAGCATAAGAGCTCTAGTTCTAGCTCATCCAAGGAACACAAAAGCAGTAGTCG CGATAAGGATAAGGACAGAcataagagcagcagcagctcatctaGCGGCAAGGATAAGCACCGGGATAAGGATCGTGATGGCAGCAATTCGCATCGTAGCTCATCCTCGTCATCATCCAGTCATCGGGATAAAGACGGCAAGCACAAGTCATCCTCGTCCTCATCGTCGTCGGGCCATCACCATCACAAAAGTAGCAGCAGTGGTAGCAGTCACTCCTCATCCAAAGATAAAGAGCGTCGCGACAAAGatcgcggcagcagcagcagttcctCCAGTCGGGACAAACACAAGtcctcctcatcatcatcgagCTCGCGCCACAAGAGCTCGTCCTCATCTTCGTCATCATCGAAAAGCAAACATTCCAGTTCGAGTTCGAGGCACCAcagctcatcatcatcgtcgaaAGATCCCTCCTATGATGGCGTATTCGTCAAACCGGAACCTGTCACACAGAACAGCACAAACGAGCACGCAGatgcactgcagctgcaacaattgcacctacagcaacaaatgcaactgcaacaacatcagcaacaccaacagcagctgctgatgcaGGCTCAATGCAATGGCTATAAGAATGGTTACGAGGTGGACGTGAAAAAGGAGGAGGACAGCTTTAATCACTCACAGGCCAGTTCCTGTGATTATTCGCTATCGCAGTTTAGAGCCGATGAGCCCTCATTTGTGGTGAAGCACGAATCAACCTACAATGAGGACGATAGCGCCTTaaacgatgatgatgactacgatgacaatgacaacgacaacgaaaaTGAGAATGATGAGGATGACGAGGATATTCCGTTGGCCATGCGTAAGCGTAAACAAGAGCCGGTCGATGATATGGATATGGAacctgatgatgatgatgacattCCGCTGCTGGCGCGTAAAAAGGTCAAAAAGGAGTCGAGAGAAAAGAAGAACAAAAAGAAGCGCATCAAAGAGGAGAACGATGATGACTGCGGCAagcccaaaaagaaaaaggttAAAAAG GAGTCAGACATTAAATCGGAGACTTTGTCGCCAACAAAGCGTTCACGCAAAGACAAAAAGGACGAGGAGGAGGAAGTCTGGCGAtg GTGGGAAGAGGAGAAGCGTGATGATGGCGTCAAATGGTCATCATTGGAGCATAAAGGACCTGTTTTTGCGCCGCCCTACGAGCGTGTGCCGCGCAATGTGCGCTTTTACTATGATGGCAAGCCCCTGGAACTGAGCGAAGTGACAGAGGAGGCGGCCACATTCTATGCGAAAATGTTGAATCATGACTACTGCACCAAGGATGtgttcaataataatttctttaaggACTTCCGTAAATCGATGACAGATAAGGAGAAGGACATCATCAAAGACTTccgcaaatgcaatttcaaggAGATGTTCGACTATTTCCAGGCCGAGTCTGAGAAACGCAAAGCGGCCACCAAAGAGGAGAAGCTTGCCAGGAAGAATGAGAACGAGGCGTTAATGAAGGAATATGGCTTCTGCATGATCGATGGCCACAAGGAAAAGATTGGCAACTTCCGTTTGGAGCCGCCGGGTCTGTTTCGTGGTCGCGGTGAACATCCAAAGATGGGCATGATCAAGCGACGCATTGCCGCCTCCGATGTGTCCATCAACTGCGGCAAAAGCTCACACGTGCCAAAGCCGCCACCGGGCCAAACTTGGAAGGAGGTGCGTCACGACAGCACCGTCACTTGGCTAGCCTCTTGGATTGAGAATGTGCAAGGCCAAGTGAAATACATTATGCTGAATCCCTCATCCAAGCTTAAGGGCGAAAAGGATCACATTAAATACGAGACAGCGCGTCGCCTGGACAAGGTCATTGACAAAATACGCGCCACATATCGAGATGAATGGAAGTCCAAGGAGATGCGTGTACGTCAGCGTGCAGTGGCGCTCTATTTTATTGATAAGCTGGCGCTGAGAGCGGGTAACGAGAAGGACGAGGATCAGGCGGACACTGTCGGCTGTTGTTCGCTTCGTGTGGAGCATGTGTCGCTGCACAAGGAGCTCAATGGCAAGGAGAATGTGGTTGTATTTGATTTTCCAGGTAAGGATTCCATACGCTACTACAACGAGGTTGAGGTGGAGAAGCGTGTCTTCAAGAACCTCGAGCTGTTTATGGAGAACAAAAGGGATGGCGATGATCTCTTCGACCGTCTCAATACCCAAGTGCTTAACGAGCATCTGAAGGAGCTAATGGATG GACTCACGGCAAAAGTATTTCGTACATATAACGCATCGAAAACGTTGCAAAATCAATTGGATTTGCTAACGGATCCAAATGCATCAGTGCCCGAAAAACTATTAACGTATAATCGCGCAAATCGTGCGGTGGCCATTCTATGTAACCATCAGCGCTCAGTGCCCAAGGGCCATCAGAAGTCGATGGAGAATCTGAAGGAGAAGATTCGCTCAAAGCGTGATGCCATCGATGATTGCGAGGCCGAATATCAT GATGCGAAGAAGGCGGCCAAGCGTGGCTCTGTCAAGGAGAAGGTAATTGCCGATAAGAAGGGCAAGCAACTGGAACGTTTGAAGGACCAGCTGAAGAAATTGGAACTACAAGAGACTGATAGAGACGAGAATAAGACCATTGCCCTGGGCACATCCAAATTGAATTATCTCGATCCACGCATTTCGGTGGCATG GTGTAAAAAGAATGGTGTGCCGATTGAGAAGATTTTCAATAAGACACAAAGAACCAAATTTCTTTGGGCCATACACATGGCAGATGAAAATTATCGTTtttag